Proteins co-encoded in one Zalophus californianus isolate mZalCal1 chromosome 9, mZalCal1.pri.v2, whole genome shotgun sequence genomic window:
- the ENDOU gene encoding poly(U)-specific endoribonuclease isoform X1 — MLEAPASNLYSAPSSCRDRCHEAFDRHQPCHCNARCPEFGNCCKDFEILCGHEGFSYSRDAITKEELQSVSEKIYRADINKAQKEDIILNSQNRISPSETRDHVDRCPEPLFTYVNEKLFSKPTYAAFISLLNNYQRATGRGEHFSAQQLAEQDAFLREIMKTAVLKELYGFLRHQNRYSSEQEFVNDLKNMWFGLYSRGNEEEDSSGFEHVFSGEIKKGKVTGFHNWIRFYMQEKEGLVDYYSHVYDGPWDSYPDVLAMQFNWDGYYKEVGSAFIGSSPEFEFALYSLCFIARPGKVCQLSLGGYPLAIQTYPWDKSTYGNGKKYIATAYVVSSTQ, encoded by the exons aTGTTGGAGGCCCCAGCGAGCA ACCTGTACTCGGCACCCAGCTCCTGTCGGGACCGCTGCCACGAGGCCTTCGACAGGCACCAGCCGTGTCACTGCAATGCCCGCTGCCCAGAGTTTGGGAACTGCTGCAAGGACTTCGAGATCCTGTGTGGCCACG agGGCTTCTCCTACAGCAGGGACGCCATAACCAAGGAGGAGCTACAGAGCGTCTCTGAGAAGATCTACAGGGCGGACATCAACAAAGCGCAGAAGGAAGACATCATTCTCAACAGCCAAAACCGCATCTCGCCCTCGGAGACCAGAGACCACGTGGACCGCTGCCCAGAGCC gctcttCACCTATGTCAACGAGAAGCTGTTCTCCAAGCCGACCTACGCGGCCTTCATCAGCCTTCTCAACAACTACCAGCGGGCCACGGGCCGTGGGGAGCACTTCAGTGCGCAGCAGCTGGCCGAGCAGGACGCCTTCCTCAGAGAGATCATGAAGACGGCGGTCCTGAAGGAGCTCTATGGTTTCCTCCGTCACCAGA ACCGATACAGCTCGGAACAAGAGTTTGTCAACGACTTGAAGAACATGTGGTTTGGGCTCTATTCAAGAGGCAATGAAGAGGAGGACTCAAGTGGCTTTGAACACGTCTTCTCAG gtgaaataaaaaaaggcaagGTCACCGGCTTCCATAACTGGATCCGCTTCTATATGCAGGAGAAGGAGGGCCTGGTTGACTATTATAGTCACGTCTATGACGGCCCC TGGGATTCTTACCCCGACGTGTTAGCCATGCAGTTCAACTGGGACGGCTACTATAAGGAAGTGGGCTCAGCTTTCATTGGGAGCAGCCCTGAATTTGAGTTTGCGCTCTACTCCCTGTGTTTCATTGCTAGGCCAGGCAAAGT GTGCCAGTTAAGCCTGGGTGGATATCCCCTGGCCATCCAGACCTATCCCTGGGACAAGTCCACCTATGGAAATGGCAAGAAATACATCGCCACAGCCTACGTGGTGTCTTCCACCCAATAG
- the ENDOU gene encoding poly(U)-specific endoribonuclease isoform X2 — translation MRPCVPLIVAILCSLAWAGKLESCASRCNEKFNRDAACQCDRQCPRHGDCCEDYEHLCTVQEDPEEPEPFLGLEEEMLEAPASNLYSAPSSCRDRCHEAFDRHQPCHCNARCPEFGNCCKDFEILCGHEGFSYSRDAITKEELQSVSEKIYRADINKAQKEDIILNSQNRISPSETRDHVDRCPEPLFTYVNEKLFSKPTYAAFISLLNNYQRATGRGEHFSAQQLAEQDAFLREIMKTAVLKELYGFLRHQNRYSSEQEFVNDLKNMWFGLYSRGNEEEDSSGFEHVFSGEIKKGKVTGFHNWIRFYMQEKEGLVDYYSHVYDGPWDSYPDVLAMQFNWDGYYKEVGSAFIGSSPEFEFALYSLCFIARPGKVCQLSLGGYPLAIQTYPWDKSTYGNGKKYIATAYVVSSTQ, via the exons ATGAGGCCCTGTGTGCCCCTGATAGTGGCCATACTCTGCAGCCTGGCCTGGGCTG GAAAATTGGAGTCCTGTGCATCTCGCTGTAATGAGAAATTTAACCGGGATGCTGCCTGTCAGTGTGACCGCCAGTGTCCCCGGCATGGGGACTGCTGTGAAGACTATGAGCACCTGTGTACTG TGCAAGAGGACCCTGAAGAGCCAGAGCCAttcctggggctggaggaagagaTGTTGGAGGCCCCAGCGAGCA ACCTGTACTCGGCACCCAGCTCCTGTCGGGACCGCTGCCACGAGGCCTTCGACAGGCACCAGCCGTGTCACTGCAATGCCCGCTGCCCAGAGTTTGGGAACTGCTGCAAGGACTTCGAGATCCTGTGTGGCCACG agGGCTTCTCCTACAGCAGGGACGCCATAACCAAGGAGGAGCTACAGAGCGTCTCTGAGAAGATCTACAGGGCGGACATCAACAAAGCGCAGAAGGAAGACATCATTCTCAACAGCCAAAACCGCATCTCGCCCTCGGAGACCAGAGACCACGTGGACCGCTGCCCAGAGCC gctcttCACCTATGTCAACGAGAAGCTGTTCTCCAAGCCGACCTACGCGGCCTTCATCAGCCTTCTCAACAACTACCAGCGGGCCACGGGCCGTGGGGAGCACTTCAGTGCGCAGCAGCTGGCCGAGCAGGACGCCTTCCTCAGAGAGATCATGAAGACGGCGGTCCTGAAGGAGCTCTATGGTTTCCTCCGTCACCAGA ACCGATACAGCTCGGAACAAGAGTTTGTCAACGACTTGAAGAACATGTGGTTTGGGCTCTATTCAAGAGGCAATGAAGAGGAGGACTCAAGTGGCTTTGAACACGTCTTCTCAG gtgaaataaaaaaaggcaagGTCACCGGCTTCCATAACTGGATCCGCTTCTATATGCAGGAGAAGGAGGGCCTGGTTGACTATTATAGTCACGTCTATGACGGCCCC TGGGATTCTTACCCCGACGTGTTAGCCATGCAGTTCAACTGGGACGGCTACTATAAGGAAGTGGGCTCAGCTTTCATTGGGAGCAGCCCTGAATTTGAGTTTGCGCTCTACTCCCTGTGTTTCATTGCTAGGCCAGGCAAAGT GTGCCAGTTAAGCCTGGGTGGATATCCCCTGGCCATCCAGACCTATCCCTGGGACAAGTCCACCTATGGAAATGGCAAGAAATACATCGCCACAGCCTACGTGGTGTCTTCCACCCAATAG